A window from Danio aesculapii chromosome 6, fDanAes4.1, whole genome shotgun sequence encodes these proteins:
- the opn1mw4 gene encoding green-sensitive opsin-4, whose amino-acid sequence MNGTEGNNFYIPLSNRTGLARSPYEYPQYYLADPWQFKLLAVYMFFLICLGFPINGLTLVVTAQHKKLRQPLNFILVNLAVAGTIMVCFGFTVTFYTAINGYFVLGPTGCAIEGFMATLGGEVALWSLVVLAIERYIVVCKPMGSFKFSASHAFAGCAFTWVMAMACAAPPLVGWSRYIPEGMQCSCGPDYYTLNPEYNNESYVLYMFVCHFILPVTIIFFTYGRLVCTVKAAAAQQQESESTQKAEREVTRMVILMVLGFLIAWTPYATVAAWIFFNKGAAFSAQFMAVPAFFSKTSALYNPVIYVLLNKQFRNCMLTTLFCGKNPLGDDESSTVSTSKTEVSSVSPA is encoded by the exons ATGAACGGCACTGAAGGAAACAACTTCTACATCCCCTTGTCCAACAGGACAGGGCTAGCAAGGAGTCCGTACGAATATCCTCAGTATTATCTTGCTGATCCATGGCAGTTTAAACTGCTTGCCGTCTACATGTTCTTCCTCATCTGCTTAGGATTCCCCATCAATGGCCTTACATTGGTGGTAACAGCTCAACACAAAAAGCTCAGGCAACCTCTCAACTTCATTCTGGTCAATCTGGCTGTGGCTGGAACCATCATGGTTTGTTTCGGATTCACGGTTACTTTCTACACAGCCATTAACGGATACTTTGTTCTGGGACCAACTGGCTGTGCGATTGAGGGATTCATGGCCACACTTGGAG gCGAAGTTGCCCTTTGGTCACTTGTAGTGCTGGCCATTGAGAGATACATTGTGGTTTGCAAGCCAATGGGGAGTTTCAAATTCTCTGCCAGTCACGCTTTCGCAGGATGCGCATTTACATGGGTAATGGCCATGGCATGTGCAGCTCCCCCTCTTGTTGGTTGGTCCAG ATATATTCCAGAGGGAATGCAGTGTTCATGTGGACCAGACTACTACACCCTGAACCCAGAGTACAACAATGAATCATATGTCCTCTACATGTTCGTCTGTCATTTTATACTTCCAGTTACTATAATCTTCTTCACCTATGGGCGACTTGTTTGCACAGTCAAAGCG GCTGCAGCTCAACAGCAGGAATCAGAATCCACTCAGAAGGCTGAGAGGGAAGTGACAAGAATGGTCATCCTGATGGTTCTGGGCTTCTTGATTGCCTGGACTCCTTATGCCACTGTTGCTGCCTGGATCTTCTTTAATAAGGGAGCTGCTTTCAGTGCTCAGTTCATGGCTGTTCCTGCCTTTTTCTCAAAGACCTCTGCATTGTATAACCCTGTCATCTATGTGCTGCTAAATAAACAG TTTCGTAATTGCATGCTGACCACTCTATTCTGTGGAAAGAATCCTCTCGGCGATGATGAATCCTCTACTGTGTCCACTAGCAAGACGGAGGTGTCTTCTGTATCTCCAGCATAG